The proteins below come from a single Bryobacter aggregatus MPL3 genomic window:
- the plsX gene encoding phosphate acyltransferase PlsX yields MITIAVDAMGGDHAPKSEVEGALRAVKAFDVRVVLVGRESVIKDELNLHGKWKNLPIEITNASEVITMEDSAAKAMRTKKDSSIRVACRLVRDGVAAGVVSAGNTGAAMATSKMVQGMIRGVERPALATAFPTLKGTPTVLVDIGANVDASAEMLAQFAFMGHIYSRAIFGIPKPRVGLLSIGEEEHKGNALTHATTPLLKQLPIHFIGNVEGRDLYTGLADVIVCDGFIGNVALKVSEGLVEVFKSMLKESLSSTITRQVGAVLAKNGFSELKRRTDYSEYGGAPLLGVRGVCIICHGRSNPNAIKNAIRVAAEYANNSVNDRIEEGLATLRESK; encoded by the coding sequence ATGATCACCATTGCCGTCGATGCAATGGGCGGCGACCACGCCCCCAAAAGCGAAGTGGAAGGGGCGCTCCGCGCCGTCAAAGCCTTTGATGTTCGCGTTGTACTTGTCGGACGCGAAAGCGTCATCAAAGACGAGCTGAACCTGCACGGAAAATGGAAAAACCTGCCCATCGAGATCACCAACGCAAGCGAGGTGATCACGATGGAGGATTCTGCTGCGAAAGCAATGCGGACCAAAAAGGATTCCTCGATTCGTGTAGCCTGCCGGCTGGTCCGTGATGGCGTTGCCGCTGGCGTTGTCTCCGCAGGCAATACTGGCGCCGCCATGGCGACCTCGAAAATGGTCCAGGGCATGATCCGTGGCGTCGAACGCCCTGCCCTGGCAACCGCCTTCCCTACTCTCAAAGGAACCCCCACCGTTCTGGTCGATATCGGAGCGAATGTGGACGCGTCTGCAGAGATGCTGGCCCAGTTCGCCTTCATGGGGCACATCTACAGCCGGGCCATCTTCGGCATTCCCAAGCCCCGCGTAGGCCTCCTCTCCATTGGTGAGGAGGAACACAAGGGCAATGCTCTGACCCACGCCACCACCCCACTGTTGAAGCAGTTGCCGATTCATTTCATCGGCAATGTCGAAGGCCGCGACCTGTACACGGGTCTGGCCGACGTGATCGTCTGCGACGGTTTCATCGGGAATGTGGCGCTGAAGGTCAGCGAAGGTCTGGTCGAGGTCTTCAAGAGCATGCTCAAGGAGAGCCTAAGCTCCACCATCACCCGCCAGGTAGGCGCGGTGCTGGCCAAGAACGGCTTCAGTGAGCTCAAGCGCCGTACGGACTACTCCGAGTACGGTGGCGCACCGCTTCTGGGCGTTCGAGGCGTTTGTATCATCTGCCACGGCCGTTCGAACCCGAACGCGATCAAGAACGCCATCCGCGTTGCTGCCGAGTATGCCAACAATAGCGTAAACGACAGAATCGAAGAAGGTTTGGCGACCTTGCGCGAATCCAAATAA
- the rpmF gene encoding 50S ribosomal protein L32, with product MPNPKRRHSKRRTSTRRAHDAIAKPVGSECSNCGASKLPHRACPSCGFYKGRAVVEVEKY from the coding sequence ATGCCTAATCCGAAACGCCGTCACTCGAAGCGCCGCACCTCCACCCGCCGGGCTCATGATGCGATTGCCAAGCCCGTCGGCAGCGAATGCTCCAACTGCGGCGCCTCCAAGCTCCCCCACCGCGCCTGCCCCTCCTGCGGATTCTACAAGGGTCGCGCTGTCGTCGAAGTCGAGAAGTATTAA
- a CDS encoding YceD family protein produces the protein MFLNVRDMELRPLRISLELPVDAIDFLDPKLKQASPLKVEGQAELRQVLDEIRVKGHLKLDFDIECDRCLESYRFPVDTDFDLVYLPESPDMKPEEGLGDEDVEIGFYAGEGLELNDLLREQVVLALPMQRTCREDCQGLCPSCGENWNLRDCTCEPVEAKDHWEALRGLKLKS, from the coding sequence ATGTTTCTGAACGTGCGGGATATGGAGTTACGTCCCCTGCGGATTTCACTCGAGTTACCGGTTGATGCAATCGATTTTCTCGATCCGAAATTAAAGCAGGCTTCCCCTCTTAAAGTGGAAGGTCAAGCCGAGTTACGGCAGGTGCTCGATGAGATTCGGGTCAAAGGCCACTTGAAGTTGGATTTTGACATCGAATGTGATCGGTGCCTGGAATCGTATCGTTTCCCGGTCGACACAGACTTTGATTTGGTTTATCTGCCGGAAAGTCCGGACATGAAACCAGAAGAAGGCCTGGGCGACGAGGACGTCGAAATCGGTTTCTATGCCGGCGAAGGCCTGGAGTTGAACGATTTATTGCGAGAGCAAGTTGTATTGGCTCTCCCGATGCAAAGGACTTGCCGCGAGGATTGTCAGGGTCTGTGCCCGTCCTGCGGTGAGAATTGGAATCTGCGAGATTGTACCTGTGAGCCGGTGGAAGCCAAGGATCACTGGGAAGCACTCCGTGGACTGAAATTGAAGAGTTAG
- a CDS encoding glycosyltransferase translates to MLIGTESPAFLLAAPSTAEKLLDALFDDTFAGVHSLAAFDYLILIPYFLMLLVLSFYGCHRFAMIRGYFKGLKNMPKEPAQRFTQLPKVTIQLPLFNERFVVERLLESASRVRYPEGLLQIQVLDDSTDDTAPFTKELVDSYIERGFNMEYRHRSNRQGYKAGALQAGLATATGELMAIFDADFVIPEDFLENTVHYFTDEKVGVVQTRWSYLNRHYNLLTEVQTMLLDGHFILEHGARAGTGLFFNFNGTAGIMRKSMVEDAGGWQHDTLTEDSDLSYRAQIRGWRFVYLPHVHCPSELPVETYSFQVQQSRWAKGLTQCAKKLLKMILSKDLPFRVKLEAFCHLTPNISYPMMILVSALMLPVMIIRFYMGPLEMLLLDFPLIIANFVSLTAFYLIAQRELDPKGWKRTIWFMPALMAAGVALTISNTKAVLEALFNVQTSFARTAKYNLSDKKIKVDQAEYRRKSGWLPFLEIAMGSAFLAMVYYCIESLNFLSIPFLMIFVSGYYWAGFSTLWQEYQGLLQFRAATKAALEAAPQQINR, encoded by the coding sequence ATGCTTATCGGCACTGAATCTCCAGCGTTTCTGCTTGCGGCTCCCAGTACCGCTGAGAAACTTCTCGATGCGCTATTCGACGACACCTTCGCTGGTGTCCACTCGCTGGCTGCATTTGACTACCTGATTTTGATCCCCTATTTTCTGATGCTGCTGGTGTTGAGCTTCTATGGCTGCCACCGTTTTGCGATGATTCGGGGCTATTTTAAGGGCTTGAAGAACATGCCGAAGGAACCGGCACAGCGATTCACCCAGCTGCCTAAGGTCACAATTCAACTTCCTCTATTTAATGAGCGTTTTGTCGTAGAGAGGCTTTTGGAGAGCGCGAGCCGGGTTCGTTACCCCGAGGGGCTGCTGCAGATCCAAGTGTTGGACGATTCGACGGATGACACTGCTCCGTTCACGAAGGAATTGGTCGACAGTTATATCGAGCGTGGCTTCAATATGGAGTATCGCCATCGCAGCAATCGCCAGGGCTACAAGGCCGGTGCGTTGCAAGCGGGGCTGGCTACAGCGACTGGGGAATTGATGGCAATCTTCGATGCGGACTTCGTCATTCCCGAAGATTTCCTCGAAAATACAGTTCACTATTTCACCGATGAAAAGGTCGGTGTGGTGCAGACGCGCTGGAGCTATCTCAACCGGCACTATAACCTGTTGACCGAAGTCCAGACCATGCTGTTGGACGGTCACTTCATCCTGGAGCACGGTGCCCGCGCCGGGACCGGACTCTTCTTCAACTTCAACGGCACGGCTGGCATCATGCGCAAGTCGATGGTGGAAGATGCGGGCGGCTGGCAGCATGACACGCTCACCGAAGATAGCGATTTGAGCTATCGCGCACAGATTCGAGGCTGGCGCTTTGTGTACCTTCCGCATGTGCATTGTCCGTCGGAGTTGCCGGTGGAAACCTACAGCTTTCAGGTGCAGCAATCGCGTTGGGCCAAGGGTCTGACACAGTGCGCGAAGAAACTGCTGAAGATGATTCTGAGCAAGGATCTTCCGTTCCGCGTCAAGCTGGAGGCGTTTTGCCACCTGACCCCGAACATTTCGTATCCGATGATGATTCTGGTGTCGGCACTGATGCTGCCGGTGATGATCATTCGCTTCTACATGGGGCCGCTCGAAATGTTGCTGTTGGACTTTCCGCTGATCATTGCGAACTTCGTCAGCCTGACGGCCTTCTATTTGATCGCGCAGCGTGAGTTGGACCCGAAGGGCTGGAAGCGCACCATCTGGTTTATGCCCGCTCTGATGGCGGCTGGGGTGGCGCTCACCATCAGCAACACGAAGGCGGTGCTCGAGGCCTTATTCAACGTGCAGACCAGCTTTGCGCGCACGGCGAAATACAATCTGAGCGACAAGAAAATCAAAGTGGATCAGGCCGAGTATCGCCGCAAAAGCGGTTGGCTGCCCTTTCTCGAGATCGCGATGGGCAGCGCTTTTCTGGCAATGGTCTACTACTGCATCGAATCGTTGAACTTCCTGAGTATTCCGTTCCTGATGATTTTTGTGAGCGGATACTACTGGGCTGGATTCAGCACACTCTGGCAAGAGTATCAGGGCCTGCTGCAGTTCCGTGCCGCTACGAAAGCAGCTCTCGAAGCCGCTCCGCAGCAAATAAACCGCTAA
- a CDS encoding NAD(P)/FAD-dependent oxidoreductase yields the protein MQKSVVILGAGISGLMAAHDLRRHGFQVTVLDKGNRAGGRLATRPFEGAIFDYGAQYFTVRHERFASYQRAWETKGIIRLWDRDRYIGQAGMNSIATHLCQGLDLRCGTKVRQIFESAGVWNLETDFDEVLHADAVISTCPVPQTLAMLDRKLPELEAITYDRCLALMAILSEAPDLPEPGYKQIDDGGPVTWIADNRRKGISPSSHNLTIHASAQFSLNHWERNAEDIAPMLLNGYQATAWKLHRWKYAKPTVQHNTSFYEVDSKKPLLLAGDAFGGARVEGAALSGLFAAERLRELLS from the coding sequence GTGCAAAAAAGTGTTGTGATTCTCGGTGCGGGAATCAGCGGCCTGATGGCCGCTCATGATCTCCGGCGCCACGGCTTCCAGGTGACGGTTCTCGATAAAGGCAATCGCGCCGGAGGCCGCCTAGCCACGCGTCCCTTTGAGGGCGCCATCTTTGATTACGGTGCGCAGTACTTCACGGTGCGCCACGAACGTTTCGCCAGCTACCAGCGCGCCTGGGAGACCAAGGGGATCATCCGTCTCTGGGATCGGGACCGCTACATCGGCCAGGCAGGCATGAACTCGATCGCCACCCACCTCTGCCAGGGCCTCGACCTCCGCTGCGGCACCAAGGTCCGTCAGATCTTTGAATCCGCAGGTGTCTGGAACCTGGAGACCGATTTCGATGAAGTGCTGCACGCCGACGCGGTGATCTCCACCTGCCCGGTGCCCCAAACCCTCGCCATGCTCGACCGCAAGCTCCCCGAGCTCGAAGCGATCACCTACGACCGCTGCCTCGCCCTGATGGCAATCCTGAGCGAAGCCCCCGATCTTCCCGAGCCAGGCTACAAGCAGATCGACGATGGAGGACCGGTCACCTGGATTGCGGACAACCGCCGAAAGGGCATCTCGCCTTCTTCCCACAACCTCACCATCCACGCCAGTGCGCAATTCAGCCTCAACCACTGGGAACGCAATGCGGAAGACATAGCGCCCATGCTCCTCAATGGCTACCAGGCAACGGCCTGGAAGCTGCATCGCTGGAAGTATGCCAAGCCCACCGTTCAGCACAACACGAGTTTCTACGAAGTCGATTCGAAGAAACCCCTGCTGCTGGCCGGAGATGCCTTTGGAGGAGCGCGCGTCGAAGGCGCCGCGCTTAGCGGTTTATTTGCTGCGGAGCGGCTTCGAGAGCTGCTTTCGTAG
- a CDS encoding 50S ribosomal protein L11 methyltransferase — MFMVRVAEIREDWGSWPIDGAEEKETSTWVYFSNPVVAKSFAKAFSSKVEKAVWEVDLSYQQEWTAKAVGTKWWLAPASDREAPAGRFRLEMSPGLVFGTGEHETTCGCLEMMELVDFAGKRVFDLGTGTGILSEAAQKLGATLAIGCDLEWDAAVMAQQRGVTAYQGPSFALPDAQFDVLLVNVPGYVHLDLAPEYGRLLQVGGTLILSGYYSWQAERIEEALPGFAKQSQILRGDGWVAAIFSHAASTASSD; from the coding sequence ATGTTTATGGTGCGTGTGGCGGAGATTCGGGAGGATTGGGGTTCTTGGCCGATTGATGGAGCGGAAGAAAAAGAGACCTCGACCTGGGTCTATTTTTCGAATCCGGTAGTGGCAAAGAGTTTTGCCAAGGCCTTCTCTTCGAAGGTGGAGAAGGCGGTCTGGGAAGTGGATTTGAGCTACCAGCAGGAATGGACGGCGAAGGCGGTGGGAACGAAGTGGTGGCTGGCTCCGGCCTCGGATCGAGAGGCGCCCGCGGGGCGGTTCCGGCTGGAGATGAGTCCAGGGCTGGTTTTTGGGACGGGCGAGCATGAGACGACTTGCGGTTGTCTCGAGATGATGGAACTCGTTGATTTTGCGGGCAAGCGCGTCTTTGATCTGGGCACCGGGACGGGGATTCTTTCGGAAGCGGCGCAAAAGCTGGGCGCTACTCTGGCGATTGGCTGTGACCTCGAATGGGATGCCGCCGTGATGGCGCAGCAGCGTGGCGTGACTGCCTACCAGGGGCCGAGCTTCGCACTTCCGGACGCCCAGTTTGATGTTCTTCTGGTGAATGTTCCAGGCTATGTGCACCTCGATCTGGCGCCCGAGTACGGACGCTTGCTCCAGGTGGGAGGCACTCTCATTCTGAGCGGCTACTATTCCTGGCAGGCGGAGCGGATTGAAGAGGCGCTGCCCGGCTTTGCGAAGCAGAGTCAGATTTTGCGGGGAGACGGTTGGGTGGCGGCAATCTTCTCGCATGCGGCCTCGACCGCATCTTCTGACTGA
- a CDS encoding glycosyltransferase, with the protein MAKHVLIATLGSFGDLHPYLAIAIGLKQRGHWVTLASSSMYREKVESEGIRFVAIPPQLDQLEHDRETRRKAMDSLDGTRYVLQELFLPPLAESYRILLAEARNADILFGSVLAFGLPLAAAKLRLPYIHSALQPAAVFSAFDPPLIPAMPFFPALPPAILRILFSGLHQLNRLLLKKVYQLAKQEGLPQNAVPRLFGHTSPHGNLMLFSRHFMAPKPDFPQPFTMCGFPFYDKLDGNQFSIDSDIESFFSAGDPPYVFTLGTSAVLDPGSFYEEAHTTVTRMKKRAIFLVGRTNFAHYQKLASDRILVSPYAPHSTLMPRAAVNIHQGGIGTTAQALRSGKPMVVVPFSHDQPDNARRCVQLGVGVSIPRKSFNTHLLEEALVAAGTKQELARSMGILIQSEDAVEAACEKIAATQPSPRKI; encoded by the coding sequence ATGGCAAAGCATGTCCTGATCGCCACCCTGGGCTCCTTCGGAGACCTGCACCCTTACCTCGCCATTGCCATTGGCCTCAAGCAGCGCGGCCATTGGGTCACCCTCGCCAGCAGCAGTATGTATCGCGAGAAGGTCGAATCGGAAGGCATCCGTTTTGTTGCGATTCCGCCACAGCTCGACCAACTCGAGCACGACCGCGAAACTCGCCGGAAGGCCATGGATAGCCTCGATGGCACACGCTATGTCCTGCAGGAACTGTTCCTTCCACCTCTGGCAGAGTCTTACCGCATCCTGCTTGCCGAAGCGCGAAACGCGGATATCCTCTTCGGTTCTGTCTTAGCCTTCGGCCTGCCGCTCGCTGCGGCCAAGTTGAGACTCCCCTACATCCATTCGGCCTTGCAACCGGCGGCCGTGTTTTCGGCCTTCGATCCGCCGCTCATCCCGGCGATGCCCTTCTTCCCTGCTCTTCCCCCTGCGATCCTCCGCATCCTCTTCAGCGGACTGCACCAGCTGAATCGCCTGCTGCTCAAGAAGGTCTACCAACTCGCCAAACAGGAAGGCCTGCCGCAAAACGCAGTCCCCCGCCTCTTCGGACATACTTCTCCTCATGGCAATCTCATGCTGTTCTCCAGGCACTTCATGGCGCCGAAACCGGACTTCCCACAGCCCTTCACCATGTGCGGCTTTCCCTTCTACGACAAGCTGGACGGCAATCAGTTCTCCATCGATTCCGACATCGAAAGCTTCTTCTCCGCTGGCGATCCGCCCTACGTGTTCACGCTCGGAACCTCGGCCGTTCTGGACCCGGGCTCCTTCTATGAAGAAGCCCATACCACCGTCACAAGAATGAAGAAGCGGGCGATCTTTCTGGTGGGCCGCACCAACTTTGCGCACTACCAGAAGCTCGCCTCAGACCGCATCCTGGTCTCTCCCTACGCGCCGCACTCCACGCTCATGCCACGTGCGGCGGTCAACATCCACCAGGGCGGCATCGGCACCACCGCTCAGGCGCTCCGCTCCGGCAAACCAATGGTAGTCGTGCCCTTCTCACACGATCAACCCGATAATGCCCGCCGCTGCGTCCAGCTTGGGGTCGGCGTCTCCATCCCGCGCAAAAGCTTCAACACCCACCTCCTCGAAGAAGCGCTCGTTGCCGCCGGAACCAAGCAGGAACTGGCCCGCAGCATGGGAATCTTGATTCAGTCAGAAGATGCGGTCGAGGCCGCATGCGAGAAGATTGCCGCCACCCAACCGTCTCCCCGCAAAATCTGA
- a CDS encoding M24 family metallopeptidase — MLRSLLLVFFALDGLAQGISLSEYAGRREALRKTLTDGVVVMWAAQPPPDIYDRNGVFQEQYFFYLTGWKEPNAALLLCGACPAGSREVLFLPKRNARKEIFEGPQVAPGDRDAVAKTGFATVLPFEKLEGTIARALESAGDLYTLFDGHETTLAKIAPLREVKDVKMALNRMRMKKSDAEIALLQNAVDASVAAHLESWTVTKPGLYEYEVSAVMQQVYYSKGCERNAYPPTVGSGPNSVILHYSANKRRMDAGDVMVLDVAAECSMYAADITRTIPVDGTWTERQKQIYQMVLGAQQAVIDAAKPGMLLSEMTKIARDYFDKQGNGPNGKPWGSYLTHGVSHHIGLDVHDPFDPAMPLPEGAVITVEPGLYLPEENLGVRIEDMIVLTKDGSRLMTSALPREPDEIERRMKH, encoded by the coding sequence ATGCTGAGAAGTCTGTTATTGGTTTTCTTTGCCTTAGATGGATTGGCGCAAGGGATTTCCCTGAGTGAGTACGCAGGGCGCCGCGAAGCCTTACGGAAGACTTTGACGGATGGGGTAGTCGTGATGTGGGCCGCGCAACCTCCTCCCGATATCTATGATCGGAATGGCGTGTTCCAGGAGCAGTACTTCTTCTATCTGACGGGCTGGAAGGAGCCGAATGCGGCTCTTTTGTTGTGTGGGGCCTGTCCGGCGGGAAGCCGGGAAGTGCTGTTTCTGCCCAAGCGCAACGCGCGCAAGGAGATCTTTGAAGGGCCCCAGGTAGCGCCAGGAGACCGGGATGCCGTGGCCAAGACGGGTTTTGCGACGGTGCTTCCGTTTGAGAAGTTGGAGGGCACGATTGCCCGTGCGCTGGAATCAGCAGGAGACCTGTATACCCTGTTCGATGGCCATGAGACGACGCTGGCTAAGATTGCCCCTCTGCGCGAGGTGAAAGACGTCAAGATGGCGTTGAATCGCATGCGCATGAAGAAGAGCGATGCGGAGATTGCATTGCTGCAGAATGCGGTGGATGCGAGCGTGGCCGCGCATCTGGAGAGCTGGACGGTAACGAAGCCGGGCTTGTACGAGTATGAAGTGTCGGCTGTGATGCAGCAGGTCTACTATTCAAAAGGTTGTGAGAGAAACGCCTATCCGCCGACTGTCGGGAGTGGTCCGAATAGCGTGATCCTGCATTACTCGGCGAACAAGCGGCGGATGGATGCCGGGGACGTGATGGTGTTGGATGTAGCTGCCGAATGTTCGATGTACGCGGCTGACATTACGCGCACCATTCCCGTCGATGGTACCTGGACTGAACGGCAGAAGCAGATTTACCAGATGGTGCTGGGGGCGCAGCAGGCGGTCATCGATGCCGCCAAGCCCGGCATGTTGTTGAGCGAGATGACAAAGATTGCCCGCGATTATTTCGACAAGCAAGGCAATGGACCGAATGGCAAGCCGTGGGGTAGCTATCTGACGCATGGGGTGAGTCATCATATTGGGCTGGATGTACATGATCCCTTCGATCCTGCGATGCCGCTGCCGGAGGGCGCGGTGATTACGGTGGAGCCTGGGCTGTATTTGCCCGAGGAGAATCTTGGCGTCCGGATTGAGGACATGATTGTGTTGACGAAGGACGGGTCGCGCTTGATGACGAGCGCGTTGCCGCGGGAACCTGATGAGATTGAGCGGAGGATGAAGCACTGA